The genomic stretch TCCGCCCACGCTTTTGTGCTCCCCTCCTCCTGCTCCCCGCCCCCAAGATCCCATCCATGGTGGCGGCCTCGACGCCTCTCTTCCGGATCTGAAATCCTCCGCAGCCATTGCGGGATCTGTACCTGGCGCCCCGACCGCCGCACGGGCTGCGGCGACCAACCCGGTTCGTTCGTTGCCTTGCAAGATTTGCTTTGCCGCTGCGTGTCCTGTATGGGTGGTAGGTAGTGGGTTACTTCTCCCTGCTCCGTCCTTGGCTCCTTGAAATGGGTGCCTGACGCGCGGGGGTCTGCGCCACGAGGTGTTTGCTGCCGCCATGTGGAAGGGCTTCATTGGCAAGCTCTCGGGGAAGGCGCCcaaatccggcggcggcggcggagggtggggcTCCCCTCCTTCCAAGTCCCCGACGTCGTACGGCGCCAACGGGGGGCAGTGGGACCCGATGAGGTCGTCGCCTCCGCTCCCGGTGGTCGCCGGGGCAGAGGGGGACACCAGGGAGGACGTGTTCCTCCGGAAGGTGACCGTCTGCTGCGTGCTGTTCGACTTCTCCACTGACCGGGTAGGCCGGGACTCTccggagagggagaggaagcGGCAGGTGCTGATGTCGCTCGTTGACTGCGTcggcgccgcggaggagccccTCACGGAGGCGATGGTCTCGGCATGCGTGGGCATGTTCGCCATCAACCTGTTCAGGGTCTTCCCGCCCAAGGTCCGGCCAGGCGCCGGGGGAGCTGcggaggccgacgaggacgatcCATTCTTTGACCcctcatggtaccacctacaggtCGTGTACGAGCTGCTCCTCCGGTTCGTCATGTCTCCGGTTGTCGATGTCAAGGTGGCTCGCAAGTACGTCGACAATTCCTTCATCTCTAGGCTGCTTGATTTGTTAGATTCCGATGATCCTAGAGAAAGGGATTGCTtgaagacagtcttgcataggaTATATGGGAAATTCATGGGCAATCGCCCGTTCATCCGCAAGGCCGTGAGCAATATCCTATATAGGTTTGTGTCCGAAGACGATCATCACAATGGGATTGCCGAACTCTTGGAGGTGTTTGGGAGCGTCATTAGTGGGTTTGCAAAGCCACTCAAGGAGGAGCACAAGTTATTTCTCTGCAAGGCATTGATTCCTCTTCATAAGCCAAAGGCAGTAGGCATGTATCTGCCGCAGTTGACGTACTGCATTACACAGTTTATTGACAAGGAACCGAAGCTCTCAGGTACTGTGATCAGAGGCCTGTTGAAGTACTGGCCAGTGACAAACAGTCAGAAGGAGATGATGTTCTTGGGGGAGTTGGAGGAGGTGCTGGAATTGACAGAAATGCCCGAGTTCCAGAAGTGTATGGTTCCATTGTTTCGGAGGGTTGCGCACTGCCTCAATAGCTCTCATTTTCAGGTAAAATTTCGTCCAGATTTATCAATAGGCAATAGTCTATTGTCCAACACAATTTTGTTTCTGCAAGTTTCTATAATAGCTCATAGCTCTCACTGCTGGTTGTCAAAACACTAATTTAGTTCAGGAAGTTATTCGAATCGAGAATCTGTTGattcattacatttttttttgtgACATCTGTATTTGGAAACATGTACCTCATTTACAGCCAAAGCGATTTTGAAACTATAGTTTGATCACAGAATTCCATATGGCCATTTGTTCTCTAGAAATGAATGAAGCTGCAAGTTAATTGGTCACAAAGGGAAATGCTAATTAATCACAGCAATGTAAATAGTACATTATTTGCCTTTTCCTTTTGCTATCCATTTAAGATTGTTTTCGTCCATATGCCTATATAAAGCTCTACACTTGTATGTGTCATTCAACAACGTGGGATTTGATGAATGGAGAAATCTGGTGCTGTTTGTCACATTGTTTACTCTATAATTTGTACACCCCTGGTTATCCTATAAGCTCAAGAATATTGCTCTTGCTAACAGGTTGCTGAAAGGGCCTTGTACCTGTGGAACAATGAACACGTGTTCAATTTGATCTCTCGAAACCACCAAGTTATCTTGCCAATCATATATCCAGCCCTGGAAAGAAATGCTCGTTTACACTGGAACCAATCGGTTCTGAATGTTACAATGAATGTCAGGAAAATGTTCTTTGACATGGATCAGAAATTGCTGTTGGCTTGTCAGAAAAAatttcaagaggaggaagagaagcaggCCGAATCTGAGGAGCGGAGAAGGCTTATATGGGAGCACCTTGAGAGGAATGCCGCGTTCCATCCAGTAGCTGGAGACATCAGCTTTGCTGTTACTAAATCTGCTCCTCTGGTAGCTCCCACTATGACATGATATGTTAATGTGCTCAAATGTTCTCCATTCCACTCGATCCATAGCGCTATGGGCACTTGTGCAGGGCATTTTATTAACTTTGTGCCCCTTGTTCCAAAGTCTGTAATTAATATTTTCTTGTCTGAGGATAAACCTTGATTCTTTCATGGTGTACTCTCAAGTGATGGACATTTCACTATTTGAAaagataatgcccaattaaagtcAAATTGATTCAGTTAAAAGAAAAGGTCAAGTTGATTGTTCCATGAAACAGCTGCGGAGATGGGAGACTGAAAATTCAGCTGGTGTCATGTAGATGACATGATGTTTTGCTGTTTACAGATTCTGATGAATCTGTTCTCCAAGCTTGATGTATGAACAGGTCAGTCCACAGTGCTTTCCATGATTTGATAACTCAACTACATTGTCTCTTTGCCTGCTCAGACTAGCAAATTTGAACTTCACACACAAGGCGTTGCTAGATGATTTTGATATTGGGCATCTTACCAATTCATGACAAGATCATCACTGAATAATTAAGGAGTATCAGTCTTGGTACTTGTATGTGTGCTTATGGTCCCTGGTGCAACTAGCAACCACCTACTAATGAATGCAAGGGGGACCTAAGACACCTAAATATTCAATGTAAATCAATTCCATCCAGCTACAAGTTCAGTGCACATTTCTGTCAGATGGATACTCTATATGAAAGATGTCTGATCATGGCACCGCTATGGATTTGGTCCCATCCAATTATGATGTAACCTGACTAGTTATCCACAAAAAGGTACTCTTTCAGGTTTTGTGTGATAAGCTTGATAGTCAGTACAGTACTTAATACTAATGTCATTGACTTGAGTACTGATTCCAAGGATCTAAAAGTACATATACTGATAAAATCAAGAGATATTTTATTATGGTATTTTCCATACATTTACTTATTGAAAAAGAACTGTATTATATAAGAATGTTTACTATTAAAAAAATTGTGCTATATCTATTGCACTGACAAATAACATATCAACCACCACAATTTTGTTTCAAGTCCTTGCTGTTTCCACTGGTGCTTGAAAGTGAATCTGACACTTTGCGAGCTCTAGTTTGGACTCTATAAAAGAAGGCCTCACAGGCTTACACCCAGACAGATAACTGCTGTCCACTCCATATATCTTCCTGCTTTGTTCTCCAGATACTTGTGCAGAGATAGATCAACATGTACAACCCTCCGAGTACGCAGGACATGTCCTACTATGGTCATGTTCAGAAGCGCCATGAGGAGAAAGGTTGCTTATATGCATGGTAACCTTTCTGTTATGATATAGTTCTGGATAGCTTTCGTTACTCTATTCTTTATGTTGACATATTTTGCAATGCACACATGAGAAATCACAAAGTTTTAAACTTGCCTTGATCACCCGGGTATCTGAATGGAGTAATTTTCATGATAttgcttgttttggttggtgcaacAAACGTGATATGATCTCAAAATTCTTTACAAAGAAGTATATGAATAACGACTTTTCACTAATCTATTTGAAGTAACATAGACAAGACTTGTGTCAAAAGGGTCATTCTAGCATatgcatgatgactaatatgtagTCAGTTTGCATCGTGTAATTTCTCATAATTTCTGAGTTTCTCATCTTGTTATTAAATCTACACTTAGCGGTACCTATCTGTTGGACAAATATCCTATGAACCCAACTTTTACTACATATTTCTATGTTTTAAATTCCTGTAGAGTTCAACATGGCATGGCAGCCAATtcctttagtttttttttgaattcgtAAGTTTTTAAATCATACGTACCAAAGAGGCCCTAGCAGACGCCACTCATTAATTCAAAACTTTTCAAGTTCTCAACTGCAAATTTCAGTATTTTGTTTTTCTCAGTCTTTTAGGATTCAGAACACAGTGAAAatgatttgggtatgattctgatGTAAGGGAGGAGATGGTTTCCTTAACTTTAGTCCTTACAAAGCTTTGTTCCTATAAGGAAACTAATTAGCCCAATTGTTCAACTCTTCCTTCATCATTCACTTCCTCTTTGGCATGGCTTTCTTTTGACAAAGTTAATTCTTACTTTCTGTGAGGATGAGCAACAAAAAGCTTCCAGCATCTGTATCATCTTGAAGCCTTCTGTTTGGTGAGAGATTGCGATTCGTGGAGGTAGCTAGTGATATTTTCCTTTATTCCTGAAAGGGATATCTACCAAACATGTGATCCAATATATGCTACCTTTGGCTTGTTTTATCATTTGGAAAATGACATGCTGTGGGCAAGTGTGGTAGTTAGTAGTTAAGGGTCGTCTTCATGTAACTTTGCCTGGACCTTGTCTTTCACACTCCAGCACGTTGAATCTAATGACATCATCGAATCAGGTTGGGATTCGCTCCAACATGAAAGTAGTTTTCAGATATTTCTCTAGTAAACTGTGCACTATACCCTCAGTTAAGTTTACGAGCCGGTTCTGATGCGCTTTGTCACTTTTGCGTCATTTTTGGTTAAAGAAATATGTGAATTTTACATTGGATGCTTGTTGTGTGCAGCCTCTTTACGCTGTGCTGCTGCTTCTGCTGCTACGAGACTTGCGAGTGTTGCATGGAGTCCATCTGCTGTTGCGGCTAGTTTAGCTCGACGGAGTCATCATGGAGATGTATGGCCAGCTCAAAATTCATCGCTATCCTGTAGATGATGCCCGTGTCGTTGCGCCCTCGGTAAACAGCCAGTAttgcttgctcaaataaaaactgGCGACTGTTGTTGTGTGTTTTCCTTTGATGGTGAAATGCTCTGCCAAGTGCTATTGTTTGTAAGAGAGGTCCTCCGGTATATACTTTGTAATTTTTCAATTACAGAAGTGCTCAGCTCCTGCTTTCTTGGTCCACCATCGAACACAAATTCCACACCGGCTTACCATGCGAACAGCTTGCATTTCACCAGAGACCATGAATCCGCCATTTCTTCCCCAAGTCCCGGGCCAATCCATTGTCGAGAGTTGCATCGGCGACTTCGAGCTCTTTGATTGAGCTGCCTTCCAAGgcaactagatgacccgttgcgctatcgcgcaaatggcagaatcTAACCTATAAATTTTAGCTTATTttaatattaaaaattatctTGGAATTTAGCTGCTTTAGTATAACTGTAGACGCACCATTTCATCGAGGCGTTGCAGTAAGATGACAATTTAGTAGTTTGGGAGCGGTGTTTTGACACTTAGAAATATATtttcttggtagagggagcatacgtacCCGGGAGCTAAATTGAATTTCCGAATTTAGTACAATTTCACACTGTTTTTTTTCAGCTTTTATGTTTTTGTATAGGCTCCCCCATCAAATTATGATTATTGTATctaaagaggtaacatcataaaAAGAATCATAAAAGGACAATCACTAATTCCAAGAAAAATGTTTCTACTTACTGTGAGTAGCAAGACTGAAATTTTTTTGTTCGAGAATTTGAGCCCCTTAATGGAACcagaaactattgcaaatatttaCCTTCTCAGCTGGTACCGCTCATCCCATTGTGATTTGCGTCAATGGGCCAACCTCTTCCTCTTAACCTATCTCCCTACCTCTCCGCGTTGATCTGCTACACCTCCCTCCATTCCCTTACCTTATCCCACCTAATTCGTTGACCAAGTACCATGTCACAATCATCCACACCACCAACCAACCCACGCCATCAGCCTTCTATTGCTCGCCCCAAGATTTACCTAACACTTGATAGAGTACAAAATAGATTTACCATTTAAGAATTCTAAGACAATATGTTGTCATTCCCGAATCCTAACATAATACATTTAGAGAAATAGTAGAAAATCCTAGAACCCGTTGCACCGCTGGCGCAAAAGGGTGAAGTGAGACAATATTCAAGTCATAGGTTTTATAATAACTTACTTTAAATTAGCTCGTTACTTGATCTAAATGGATAGCCATTCCCTctagttttattttattctttGTCTCCCATTGCGGGCAAAGACAAAAGGCAGACAATATTGCAACCATAAGTTTTGTCCATGATATTATGCTTGAGATTTATATCTAAGCCATATGCAGACACACATTGAGCATAATATGTAGGCCATGATTGAAGAACATATGATTGCTTTGACCAACTTACATGTGAATAACACTACAATCTGTGTACCTTATGAATAAAGCAGAAGTTGATCAAAAGATTGAaataaagaaaatgttgatggCGGGTGACTTTTCAGGAACCCTCCCCTATCCGATAAGGTTCTACTTAGAAAAGCATGCATAGTTACCACATGAGGTTGATTCCACAACAGAGAAGATAAACCAGGTGGCAGCACAAAGGCAGATAGGTAGGGCATCACATTATCTTAACAGCGTAGGAAACAACCCATAGTTGAAGCAGCGCACCACAAGGCACTGGCGCAAAGACACAAGCGAGAAAATATTGTACCATAAGTAGCCAGCAAAGACATCTGAATGCTATATTATTTTCTGTACATGGAAATACATACAAACCATGGATGCCAATATCATGCAATAAGAGCTTCACTAAATATTTTTTCAATGCATAGGAGTCCTAAGCAGTCTATTTTATGAACACAGAAAAAACTCAATTATGGTTTCAGTGGCACAACATGTAGACGTCGGCACCTCTACATCTCTCAACAAATCCAAATGGTACCTGTGATGATACAGGTTAGTGAGCAAGTATCTTGAATCATCGCAGATTCATCAAGCTGTACTCATAATTATTTACATGTTTTTGCTGACTGAGAAAAAGCATACCATTGCTCTTCTTGAGCAGCAAATCTAAAAGATCAGCATTTGGACAATCCGTTACCATGACTGCATTGATATAGCCATCTGAGGCAGGGATGAACTTCTGCGGTATCGTCCCCAATTCATCATGTGAACCGAACCTGAAAGAAATCAATAAGAACTTGTTACTGAATTGTGTGAGGCATTACTTTCCAAAGATTTCAAGCTGTTGAGGAAAATACGAATATACAAACATATGTTCACAAATTTATAAAAGCTTTCTATCTTGGGAAGTGATGCGCTGATTCTTTTGATTCTTTTGTGACATGCAACACACTTCCATATGCACTCcagctccattgtatgaaggggcAGTATAATTATTGTCCAACACTGGGAAACAATGGAGATAAGGCATCTGCACCATGATAACAAAAGAAGGTCAAGTTTTCAAATTATTGTTCCCAATATATTTCAAATGTTTCAGTAAGATTAATAATACTTTTAACAGAGAACATGAGCTCTTCTTTTTAGTAAGAAAGGCATCATTCAATCCAAATTTGCACCTCTCCTTTTGCATCTGTGCCAACCATCAAACAATAATCTGAACAATAAACACTGAGAACACCACACAACCTAAACATAAATCACGAATTCCATAGGCTGCCCAACTAAGAGACAGGAGGGAGAC from Lolium rigidum isolate FL_2022 chromosome 4, APGP_CSIRO_Lrig_0.1, whole genome shotgun sequence encodes the following:
- the LOC124706989 gene encoding serine/threonine protein phosphatase 2A 57 kDa regulatory subunit B' kappa isoform-like: MWKGFIGKLSGKAPKSGGGGGGWGSPPSKSPTSYGANGGQWDPMRSSPPLPVVAGAEGDTREDVFLRKVTVCCVLFDFSTDRVGRDSPERERKRQVLMSLVDCVGAAEEPLTEAMVSACVGMFAINLFRVFPPKVRPGAGGAAEADEDDPFFDPSWYHLQVVYELLLRFVMSPVVDVKVARKYVDNSFISRLLDLLDSDDPRERDCLKTVLHRIYGKFMGNRPFIRKAVSNILYRFVSEDDHHNGIAELLEVFGSVISGFAKPLKEEHKLFLCKALIPLHKPKAVGMYLPQLTYCITQFIDKEPKLSGTVIRGLLKYWPVTNSQKEMMFLGELEEVLELTEMPEFQKCMVPLFRRVAHCLNSSHFQVAERALYLWNNEHVFNLISRNHQVILPIIYPALERNARLHWNQSVLNVTMNVRKMFFDMDQKLLLACQKKFQEEEEKQAESEERRRLIWEHLERNAAFHPVAGDISFAVTKSAPLVAPTMT